The genome window TCATCATTTACTTTGTTTTAACCAACATCATGATTTATGGGATACAAGGACAGGTTCTTGATTTGTTTGCAAGTTTTCGAGCAATCATGGCAGGTGCCTCCGGGTCTTTGATGCATCTCGGTATCGGACCGATTGTCACTGCGTCAATCATTCTTCAGCTTTTTGTCGGTGCAAAAATCATCAAATTGGATTTAACCAAAAAAGAGGATAAAGCAATCTACCAGGGAACCCAAAAAATTCTGGTTATCGTGATGATTCTTGTTGAGGCGATCCCTCAGATTTACGGTTATCTTGAACCAAGTACGCAGCTCGTCAGCATGGTTGGAGGCATGGGTGCGAATCTCATTATTATCTCCCAGTTGTTTATGGGTGCGATCCTTGTTTTTTTCATGGATGAGTTGATCTCAAAATGGGGTATTGGCTCTGGTATATCCTTATTTATTGCAGCAGGTGTTTCACAATCACTCTTCACTGGTTTGTTTAACTGGTTACCAGGTGACGCAAAACATCCAATAAGCTTTAGTAATCCACCTGCTGGGACGATCCCTGGTGTCTACTATATGATGTCTCAGATGAGCCTTGGAGAACTCGTCGATGGTGGATTTCAATATATCTTCATTGGTCATGGTGGATTTCAAAACGCAATTATACCTCTGATTGGAACTATTGTGATTTTCTTTGTTGTTGTGTTCGTTGAATCATCACGAATTGAGCTTCCCCTTGCTCATGCAAAAGTACGTGGTGCACGAGGAAGATACCCAATACGACTCATGTATGCCTCAAATATTCCAGTTATTCTCATGTCTGCATTGCTTGCGAATATCAATATGTTTGCTTTGCTGTTTTACACGCATCCCACGTTAAAAAATCTCCCGCTGCTCGGCCATCAATGGTGGATTGGCACCTACGATACCTCAGCAGGTTCGACGATGCCAATTGCTGGTGGTGCCTGGTATCTCTCAGGACTCAATGGTATCAATAGTTGGTTTATGCCGATTTTTGCAGGTGGTTACGGTGGTCATGCTGCCTGGCAGTATGCCTTGAAAGTAATTATCTACATGTCGGTGATGATCTTTGGTTCAATCTTATTTGCGAAGTTTTGGATTGAAACAACCGATATGGGGCCGCAGGCTGTCGCAAAACAGATTCAAAACTCAGGGATGGTTATCCCTGGTTTCCGGAGAGATCCTCGAGTTCTTGGAAAAGTTCTTGAGCGGTATATTCCTGTTGTGACCGTGATTGGTGGTGCGTCTGTTGGTGCACTTGCAGCACTTGCAGATGCAGTAGGAACTCTTGGAAATGCGAGTGGTACCGGTGTGCTGCTCACAGTTGGTATTATGATTCAGATGTATGAACAGATCGCTCGTGAACAAGCAATGGAAATGCATCCGATCCTCCGAGGGTTCTTTGGAAACGAATAACAATTATCATCAAGATGAGTGGAGTGTGAGGAAGACATGGGTGTCGTTGTAGTAACTGGTATTCCCGGCGTTGGAAAAACCACGGTTATGAAATATGCTGCTGAGGGACTCAACATCGAATTTGTGACGTTTGGCACAGTGATGGCCGATATCGCTCTTGAAAAAAAATTGGTAAAAGATCGCGACGAGATGCGTAAGCTTTCTCTTGAACAGCAGAAAAAATTACAGATTCTTACTGCTGAGAAAGTTGGCAAAATGAAAAATGTGATTGTCGATACCCACTGCACGATTAAAACACCAAAGGGATACATGCCTGGTCTTCCTGAATGGGTGTTAAAGAAACTCAAACCAACATCAATTGTTATTGTTGAGGCAGATCCTCAAGAGATTTTCAACCGACGGGCAAAAGATACAACGAGAAATCGAGACCCGGATTCTGTGGAAAAAATCGCTGAACATCAGATGATGAATCGTGCCGCTGCCATGGCATATGCAGCTTTGACTGGCGCAACCGTGAAAATTGTTTTCAATCATGATAATGCTCTTGATGCAGCCGTAAAAGAAGCTGAACCGGTGATACGATGAAAAAACTCGATAATACTGGATTAAGTTATGGGAATCAGATGCTCCTCATGCTTCTCGTGTTATTTGCTATGATGTTCATCTTTGCAGACGTTGGAATTCGAACATGGGTTGCACAAGCGTTACACACTGTTTTTTATCCACTCATTGGTTTTCATGGCCAGTATCCGTTGTTGACAATTATACTGTCAGGAATCATCGTCGTTTTTCTTTCATCGTTTTTCACTCATTTGTTTACGAACTGGAAAGCAATGGGAAAATCACAGGAAATCAACAAAGCATTCCAAAAGGAACTCTCGAAAGCACGACGAGAAGGAAACACCAACCGTATGCAGAAACTGATGAAGATGCAACCGCAGATTATGAAAATGACGATGGATTCCAGCAGTGGGATGATGAAACCCATGATCTTCTTAGTTATTTTTATTGCACCGTTGTTTATTTGGCTAACCTATTTTTTAGGAACGCTACAGTATTATTCAGTAACAGTTCCTTGGGCGTCAGACGTTTCATTGTTCAACCGCTCTCCCCTCTATATTACGAATTGGTTTTTACTGTATCTTGTTTTTTCATTTCTGGTTGGTCAATTGTTCCGGCAAACATTCAAATGGATTAGCTGGTCGGAACGATGGCAGCAACTGAAAAAAACATTATTTCCGAAGTCACACGTTAAACAACCATGACGACGATTACAATTAGCGGAAAACCTGGAACTGGAAAAACAACGGTTGCTAAGTTGCTCGAAAAGAAAACAGGACTCAAATATGTCTATGTTGGTGATCTTTTTCGCCAGCTTGCACAGCAACACCATATGAGTCTTGAAGAATTTGGCAGATACTGTGAGCAGCATCGAGAGATCGATGAACAACTTGATCAACAGCAACTTGCTATTCTCAAAAAAGGAGATGTGATTGTTGAAGGTCGCCTCACCGCATGGCTTGCTCATCGACATAACATCCCTGCGTTGAAAATTTTTTTAACAGCTGATCTTGAAACACGAGCAAACAGAATCGTTAAACGAGAACACGGAACACTCCTGCAGCGGAAAAAGGAAATAGAAACTCGTGAAAAAAGCGAAGCAACACGGTATAAAAAATATTACAACATTGATATTACGGATACCTCAATTTACGATTTGATTGTTGATACTGCTGATAGAACACCTGAAGAAATCGTTGAGTGTATCGTTCAAAAATTACATCGGTAAAGATTTTTTATACTTGATGTGTATTTGCCTGGACTGCAGCTATGTCTGAGAAAATCCATCTTCTCCCAAGCGACGCGAAGCGGAAACGGCTAATTCGTGCTCAAGTATCAACAAATCCACATTATGGAAAAGCACCACACAATCGAACTATCCAGGAACTTCTTAGTAACGGTTTTATTAATCTTGATAAACCACGTGGTCCGACATCACATCAGGTTGATGCATGGATTAAAGAGATCCTTGACATCGATAAAGTCGGACATGGTGGAACTCTTGATCCTGGCGTCACTGGGGTTTTGCCTGTAGCACTTGGCAGTGGGACTCGAGCTTTACAAGTATTGCTCGTTGCAGGAAAAGAATATATTGCTTTGATGAAACTACATAAATCAGTTGAGAAAAAAAAACTTATTGAAACTTGTGAGAGTTTTATTGGTGATGTTGAACAACTCCCGCCGGTCCGTTCCGCAGTGAAACGAGTCAAACGTAAAAGAAAAATTTATTATCTTGACGTATTAGAAGTTCGAGGTACTGATGTTTTGTTTAAAGTTGGCTGTGAAGCTGGAACGTATATTCGTACGTTGTGTGTTGATATTGGAAAAAAACTTGGTTGCGGTGCCCATATGGTCGAGCTGCGGCGAACTCGTGTTGGAACAATCACTGAACATGAATCAGTAACCTTGCATGATGTCAAAGATGCCTACGTCGCGTGGAAAGAACATGGCGACGAAACCGATATCCGAACTACAATTCAACCAATGGAACGACTTCTTGATCTCGTACCAAAAATCATTATTCGAGATTCAGCAGTTGATGCACTCTGCCATGGAGCACGTCTAGCAATTCCTGGTGTTGTTGAGCTTGATTCAGGGATAAAAAGAGATGATATTGCTGCAGTTCTAACGCTGAAAGGTGAAGGTGTTGCATTAGTGAAAATGGTGTTATCTACTGAAGAGATCATGCAGAAAGATTCCGGTGTTTGTGCACATCCAGAACGGGTGCTGATGAATAAAGGAACATATCCGTCAATTTGGAAAAAACAATAAAAACTAAGAAGATATGTTCGGAAAAATTAGAAATGTGGATGCCGAGGTGGCTCAGTCCGGCTACGGCGCGAGTCTGGAAAGCTCGTGGGCCCTGCCCTCGGGAGTTCAAATCTCCCCCTCGGCGTTTCCAACTTTTACAAAAAAAAAGTTTTAGAAAGAAAAAATAATTGAAAAAATTAAAAAATTTTTTATGCTGTACATTGATTTGGAAAAAAGAATTTGAGGAGATGAACAACATGCCCGCAAAAAAGAAAAAAGCTGCAAAAAAGACAACCACAAAGAAAAAGAAGTAAAAATTTTTACTTCTTTTTCATACTTTTAAAAAAACATTTTGTGATGTTGCGCAGATCATCTGATATTTGTTCTCTTGTACATCGGTCATCCTTTTAAGAAACTTTATTATGGTGGAGTAGCTTTCTGTTCTCGTATATTGCGTATGTGATTTGTCATGATACCTCAAGCAAGTCTGTTTCTTGGAATTATACCTGCATTGCTTCTACTATTTGTAGGTTTGAAAGGTTTTCAGGGTTTATACAAAGAAAAGAATATTTTCCTTTCGTTTGTTGTTGGTATCTTTCTTGGTGTTATTGCTGCAATTATGCAATCATTTACTATTCTTACAATTGTATATGTTGTTTTACTTGCCTTTATTAATCAGCTTTTGAAAACCATGATTTTAAATATCGGGCGACTTCAGGAACAGCGAGTAACCGTAATTTATGGTCTTTCACTTGGTCTTGGATTTGGTTCTGCGTTTACACCGATGATCATTCTTGCAGTTGATCGCCTGGTGACAACAGACATGACTGTTCAAGCTGTTCTTGTGATTGGAACACTGGGAATTATCCTGTTCCATGGTGCCACCGGTGCATTCCTTGGCTATGGTATTTATCTCGGAAAAACAATGAAATATCTATTTATGGCTATTTTTGTTGAACTTGCGTTTGATGTCCTTTTAGGTATTACAATTGCATATAGCAGACCTGAATCAATACTTGTTGTCAGTGGATGTACTATTGGACTTGTGTGCTATGGAGCAGTATTGTTCTTGTATGTCACACAAAAAATGATGCCAAAGATACTTGATGAATATCAACGAAGAAAAAGATCGCGAAATCTCCAAACACTGATAAAGTAAAAGCGTATGTATGTGCTGTAACATGTGATAGATATGAATGATCAACTAACAATTCCAACTCAACAAGAACTTCTTTATCAAAAAAGAGATATTAAACCGGTTCTTGCAGGTATTTTTCTGATTCTTGCTGCAGTATTTGGTTTTTTCTTATGGACGATACCGTTTACATTAGATGATACCGCATTTGAATCAATGATTAACATCACTCAGATCAAAGAGATGTACCCAGAGATTACATTTGAGCAGTTGAAATCATCGGTTATGATGTGCAGCGTCATTCAATACATTCTCTGCGTGGTGACACTGCTTGGTGGCATCCTTGCATTCAAAAAGAAAGTATGGTATATTGCGATACTTGGAAGTATCTGTGGGATTTTTACGGTTGGTACACCGCCTGCTTTTGTCTCAACGATGCTGTCAATACTTGCATTGATCCTACTGCTTCTTTCAAGAAAGGAGTTCCAGGGAACTGCTCCACAAGAAAAAATATGACGACGTAC of Candidatus Thermoplasmatota archaeon contains these proteins:
- a CDS encoding adenylate kinase; translation: MGVVVVTGIPGVGKTTVMKYAAEGLNIEFVTFGTVMADIALEKKLVKDRDEMRKLSLEQQKKLQILTAEKVGKMKNVIVDTHCTIKTPKGYMPGLPEWVLKKLKPTSIVIVEADPQEIFNRRAKDTTRNRDPDSVEKIAEHQMMNRAAAMAYAALTGATVKIVFNHDNALDAAVKEAEPVIR
- a CDS encoding RNA-guided pseudouridylation complex pseudouridine synthase subunit Cbf5 — translated: MSEKIHLLPSDAKRKRLIRAQVSTNPHYGKAPHNRTIQELLSNGFINLDKPRGPTSHQVDAWIKEILDIDKVGHGGTLDPGVTGVLPVALGSGTRALQVLLVAGKEYIALMKLHKSVEKKKLIETCESFIGDVEQLPPVRSAVKRVKRKRKIYYLDVLEVRGTDVLFKVGCEAGTYIRTLCVDIGKKLGCGAHMVELRRTRVGTITEHESVTLHDVKDAYVAWKEHGDETDIRTTIQPMERLLDLVPKIIIRDSAVDALCHGARLAIPGVVELDSGIKRDDIAAVLTLKGEGVALVKMVLSTEEIMQKDSGVCAHPERVLMNKGTYPSIWKKQ
- a CDS encoding AAA family ATPase, with product MTTITISGKPGTGKTTVAKLLEKKTGLKYVYVGDLFRQLAQQHHMSLEEFGRYCEQHREIDEQLDQQQLAILKKGDVIVEGRLTAWLAHRHNIPALKIFLTADLETRANRIVKREHGTLLQRKKEIETREKSEATRYKKYYNIDITDTSIYDLIVDTADRTPEEIVECIVQKLHR
- the secY gene encoding preprotein translocase subunit SecY, which translates into the protein MAEEKKSRLYVLKPLIERWPAVAKPEIHVNFRTKLLWTVLCLIIYFVLTNIMIYGIQGQVLDLFASFRAIMAGASGSLMHLGIGPIVTASIILQLFVGAKIIKLDLTKKEDKAIYQGTQKILVIVMILVEAIPQIYGYLEPSTQLVSMVGGMGANLIIISQLFMGAILVFFMDELISKWGIGSGISLFIAAGVSQSLFTGLFNWLPGDAKHPISFSNPPAGTIPGVYYMMSQMSLGELVDGGFQYIFIGHGGFQNAIIPLIGTIVIFFVVVFVESSRIELPLAHAKVRGARGRYPIRLMYASNIPVILMSALLANINMFALLFYTHPTLKNLPLLGHQWWIGTYDTSAGSTMPIAGGAWYLSGLNGINSWFMPIFAGGYGGHAAWQYALKVIIYMSVMIFGSILFAKFWIETTDMGPQAVAKQIQNSGMVIPGFRRDPRVLGKVLERYIPVVTVIGGASVGALAALADAVGTLGNASGTGVLLTVGIMIQMYEQIAREQAMEMHPILRGFFGNE
- a CDS encoding protease PrsW, with protein sequence MIPQASLFLGIIPALLLLFVGLKGFQGLYKEKNIFLSFVVGIFLGVIAAIMQSFTILTIVYVVLLAFINQLLKTMILNIGRLQEQRVTVIYGLSLGLGFGSAFTPMIILAVDRLVTTDMTVQAVLVIGTLGIILFHGATGAFLGYGIYLGKTMKYLFMAIFVELAFDVLLGITIAYSRPESILVVSGCTIGLVCYGAVLFLYVTQKMMPKILDEYQRRKRSRNLQTLIK
- a CDS encoding EMC3/TMCO1 family protein, which translates into the protein MKKLDNTGLSYGNQMLLMLLVLFAMMFIFADVGIRTWVAQALHTVFYPLIGFHGQYPLLTIILSGIIVVFLSSFFTHLFTNWKAMGKSQEINKAFQKELSKARREGNTNRMQKLMKMQPQIMKMTMDSSSGMMKPMIFLVIFIAPLFIWLTYFLGTLQYYSVTVPWASDVSLFNRSPLYITNWFLLYLVFSFLVGQLFRQTFKWISWSERWQQLKKTLFPKSHVKQP